The following proteins are co-located in the Myxococcus fulvus genome:
- a CDS encoding alkaline phosphatase D family protein has product MFDRLNRRSFLQAVVAVAASTSFGCSDDDDTKKPTADAKYFPQSVCSGDPRPDSVILWVRALDPDNAGADAPVRLEVSTRAEFSDFVFRGDFTALAANDHALKVKVTKLSARTTYYYRFVLTKNGTEYTTATGRTRTAPASGADVAVKFAFASCQDYIGRYYNAWQRLLDLDEDLDFIVFLGDYIYETTGDKSFQSGNTERRVVFSEQDKALQLGSGESTYYAANALSNYRDLYKTLRTDKLIQQVHERYPFIIIWDDHEFSDDSWGSNATYLDGRAVENQIERKRNSERAFFEYIPLDNTASAEGAIDVASAPVFPNTRVYRDFDFGKHLKLAVSDYRTYRPDHLIPEDAYPGKVAVEASTLGLALPGLPAPVQALLQSETFAYTSLDLPEHAMQKAVLQGAYVQQAVAAGLTQDAANVKAQTWVSGNVSLFYANQVLTAVNAAREAAGQPLIPLLATAGTLRGLAYVHLGKGSLFNIQGSRYIVVKPIYDLFSALRYATSAGLSEDALGATQQAWLQNQLKAANTWKIVVSSVSMTSMVFDLSAKTDIPDPTLRQVFYFNADQWDGFPAKKQELLGFIAQNNVKNAMFISGDIHASFASVEGGVPALTAPAITSGSIKELAGLAVIGAGYGPGSAVYKYVVTELNESLAAGNPGMRYVNGDAHGFVVLEVKGDEALAAFHLIPSTEVTKDYSVRGAAELQAQFTRVDFRVQNGAITKL; this is encoded by the coding sequence TTGTTCGACCGTCTGAATCGTCGCAGCTTCCTTCAGGCCGTGGTCGCCGTCGCGGCGAGTACCTCATTCGGGTGCTCGGATGATGACGACACGAAGAAGCCCACCGCCGATGCGAAGTACTTCCCGCAGTCGGTCTGCTCGGGAGACCCGAGGCCGGACAGCGTCATCCTGTGGGTGCGCGCGTTGGACCCGGACAACGCGGGCGCGGACGCCCCGGTGCGGCTGGAGGTGTCCACCCGCGCGGAGTTCAGCGACTTCGTGTTCCGGGGCGACTTCACCGCGCTGGCGGCGAACGACCACGCGCTCAAGGTCAAGGTGACGAAGCTGTCGGCGCGCACCACGTACTACTACCGCTTCGTGCTGACGAAGAACGGGACGGAGTACACGACGGCGACGGGCCGCACCCGCACGGCGCCGGCGTCCGGGGCGGACGTGGCGGTGAAGTTCGCCTTCGCCAGCTGCCAGGACTACATCGGCCGTTACTACAACGCGTGGCAGCGGCTGTTGGACCTGGACGAGGACCTGGACTTCATCGTGTTCCTCGGCGACTACATCTACGAGACGACGGGGGACAAGTCCTTCCAGTCGGGCAACACCGAGCGGCGCGTGGTGTTCAGCGAGCAGGACAAGGCGCTGCAGCTGGGCTCGGGTGAGTCGACGTATTACGCGGCCAACGCGCTGTCGAACTACCGCGACCTCTACAAGACGCTGCGCACCGACAAGCTCATCCAGCAGGTGCACGAGCGCTACCCGTTCATCATCATCTGGGACGACCACGAGTTCTCCGACGACAGCTGGGGCTCCAACGCGACGTACCTGGACGGGCGCGCGGTGGAGAACCAGATTGAGCGCAAGCGCAACTCGGAGCGCGCCTTCTTCGAGTACATCCCGCTGGACAACACGGCCTCCGCGGAGGGCGCCATCGACGTGGCGAGCGCGCCGGTGTTCCCGAACACGCGCGTCTACCGGGACTTCGACTTCGGCAAGCACCTGAAGCTGGCGGTGTCCGACTACCGCACCTACCGCCCGGACCACCTCATCCCCGAGGACGCGTACCCGGGCAAGGTGGCGGTGGAGGCGTCGACGCTGGGGTTGGCGCTGCCGGGACTGCCGGCGCCGGTGCAGGCGCTGCTCCAGTCGGAGACGTTCGCGTACACGAGCCTCGACCTGCCGGAGCACGCGATGCAGAAGGCGGTGCTCCAGGGCGCGTACGTGCAGCAGGCGGTGGCGGCGGGCCTCACCCAGGACGCGGCCAACGTGAAGGCCCAGACGTGGGTGTCCGGGAACGTGTCGCTCTTCTACGCCAACCAGGTGCTGACGGCGGTGAACGCGGCGCGCGAGGCCGCGGGACAGCCGCTGATTCCGCTGCTCGCCACGGCGGGCACGCTCCGGGGGCTCGCCTACGTGCACCTGGGCAAGGGCTCGCTCTTCAACATCCAGGGCTCGCGCTACATCGTGGTGAAGCCCATCTACGACTTGTTCTCCGCCCTGCGCTACGCCACCTCGGCGGGGTTGAGCGAGGACGCGCTGGGCGCGACGCAGCAGGCGTGGCTGCAGAACCAGCTCAAGGCGGCGAACACCTGGAAGATTGTCGTCAGCTCCGTGTCGATGACGTCCATGGTGTTCGACCTGTCGGCGAAGACGGACATCCCGGACCCGACGCTGCGCCAGGTCTTCTACTTCAACGCGGACCAGTGGGACGGCTTCCCCGCGAAGAAGCAGGAGCTGCTGGGGTTCATCGCGCAGAACAATGTGAAGAACGCGATGTTCATCTCCGGCGACATCCACGCGTCGTTCGCGTCCGTGGAGGGCGGGGTGCCCGCGCTGACGGCGCCCGCGATTACGTCCGGCTCCATCAAGGAGCTGGCGGGCCTGGCCGTCATCGGCGCGGGCTACGGTCCGGGCAGCGCCGTCTACAAGTACGTCGTCACGGAGCTCAACGAGTCACTGGCCGCGGGCAACCCTGGCATGCGCTACGTGAACGGTGACGCGCACGGCTTCGTGGTGCTGGAGGTGAAGGGCGACGAGGCCCTGGCCGCCTTCCACCTCATCCCCAGCACCGAGGTGACGAAGGACTACTCGGTGCGCGGCGCCGCGGAGCTGCAGGCGCAGTTCACCCGCGTCGACTTCCGCGTGCAGAACGGGGCGATTACGAAGCTCTGA
- the recA gene encoding recombinase RecA produces MAVNQEKEKAIELAMSAVERQFGKGSIMRLGNDEPLMRDVQAISTGSISLDIALGVGGVPKGRIIEIFGPESSGKTTLCLHIVAEAQKRGGICGYVDAEHALDVGYARKLGVRTDDLLLSQPDTGEQALEIAEMLVRSGAIDVLVVDSVAALVPKAELEGEMGDAHMGVQARLMSQALRKLTGTISKSQTCVIFINQIRMKIGVMFGNPETTTGGNALKFYASQRLDIRRIGAIKNGENVVGSRTRVKVVKNKVAPPFKEVEFDIMYGTGISREGDLIDLASNDNIVEKSGSWFSFNGERIGQGRENAKDYLREHPEVARDIETRVLEKYGIAKGAPLAAAPAEEAPAEGASEKRQRVKAVK; encoded by the coding sequence ATGGCCGTGAATCAGGAGAAGGAAAAGGCGATCGAGCTGGCGATGTCCGCGGTGGAGCGCCAGTTCGGTAAGGGGTCCATCATGCGGCTCGGCAACGACGAGCCGCTGATGCGGGACGTGCAGGCCATTTCGACGGGCTCGATTTCGCTGGATATCGCCCTGGGCGTGGGCGGCGTGCCCAAGGGCCGCATCATCGAGATCTTCGGACCGGAGTCCTCCGGCAAGACGACGCTGTGTCTCCACATCGTCGCCGAGGCGCAGAAGCGCGGCGGCATCTGCGGCTACGTGGACGCCGAGCACGCGCTGGACGTGGGCTACGCGCGCAAGCTGGGCGTGCGCACCGACGACCTGCTCCTGAGCCAGCCGGACACCGGTGAGCAGGCGCTCGAAATCGCGGAGATGCTGGTGCGCTCGGGCGCCATCGACGTGCTGGTGGTGGACTCGGTGGCCGCGCTCGTTCCCAAGGCGGAACTCGAGGGCGAGATGGGCGACGCGCACATGGGTGTGCAGGCCCGTCTGATGAGCCAGGCCCTGCGCAAGCTCACGGGCACCATCTCCAAGAGCCAGACGTGCGTCATCTTCATCAACCAGATCCGCATGAAGATCGGCGTCATGTTCGGCAACCCCGAGACGACCACGGGCGGCAACGCGCTGAAGTTCTACGCGTCGCAGCGTCTGGACATCCGCCGCATCGGCGCCATCAAGAATGGCGAGAACGTGGTGGGCAGCCGCACCCGCGTGAAGGTGGTGAAGAACAAGGTGGCGCCTCCGTTCAAGGAGGTCGAGTTCGACATCATGTACGGCACGGGCATCTCGCGTGAGGGCGACCTCATCGACCTGGCCTCCAACGACAACATCGTGGAGAAGAGCGGCAGCTGGTTCTCGTTCAACGGCGAGCGCATCGGCCAGGGCCGGGAGAACGCGAAGGACTACCTGCGGGAGCACCCGGAGGTGGCGCGCGACATCGAGACCCGCGTGCTGGAGAAGTACGGCATCGCGAAGGGCGCGCCCCTCGCGGCTGCCCCCGCGGAAGAGGCCCCCGCCGAGGGTGCCAGCGAGAAGCGTCAGCGCGTGAAGGCCGTGAAGTAA